From the Colletotrichum lupini chromosome 1, complete sequence genome, the window TAGGAGAACAGGGATTTCAGTCGGGTAAAAGAAGGGTCGCGGCAAGACCGCATTTACAAACCGGAGTCTTGGAGCTGAAGGGTCATCTTGACCAGCTCGATCGATGACTAAAATATACATGTTTGATTTTCACAGTAGCTATGGACGAAGTCCAGGGGTGGAATCAATTGGACTTTCAAAGTTAACTGTGATGTTGCGCTTCTTGGTATGCTTTTGAGGATTAATACCGATCCAATCAGCAACTTCCATCACCGTTTCTTACCAGGCCTTCCATTCCTACTCGAATACAGCCGCTACCAGGTACCAAGTCCACACTCACAATCTCATGTCGTTCATCATCTCCACGGTAAATCGCAATAGTCTCTCAAGCTATAGACAAGTCGAGACCGCAGCAGCAGAAGAGTCTGGACATTCTTACCCCTTCTGGGCGGCCAATCCCACCATTGACAGATTGATATATGGGAATGCCCCCGTCCGCAAGGTCCGAATAGATGGATAGACCATTACCACCTTGCTTTATGCGGCCCCCTAATTAAACGCTCTCATAGAGACTATGACTGCGGTGTAGTTAAGTAGGTGACAAGATTAAATACCGGCCAACAAAAGatcgtaatacttatttacgaCCTGATCATTATTTCTAGCTctctcatcatcatcattctTCTTTAATGTATTtttaaagaaagaaaaaaacccCTTTTTAGCTACGTTTCTATtgttacttatatactatGTATCATCACTAGAGAATGTACAGTAGAAAGAAGAATAgcagaaaaagagctatGGTTCATAGTACGGCAAACGATTATGTCACCCACTTGGCTCCCTCTTCCACTCACGCCTACGATGTAGTCAAAACCAAGCGTCGGTGACAGTCCGTTCACCACCCTCACCTCGGTGAAGGCCCGTCAACTCTTCAACCCTAGACTCCAGCAGACCCATTGCCTTTTACCTAAAAATGGAGAGATTCTCGGTGCTCAAACCCCGAACATGCCCGAGACCCAGAGTCGCCCCATGTCTCCATCAAACGCACCTCGGGATTTCCACCCGCGAACCAGCGACCCAGCGGCGCCAAAAAAAAGTTTCGCGAAGACGAACGACCGACCACATCCTTCAACAGCAATTCATGATTCGCCTGTATCATTCGCTACCGCGTTGTATGCAGGCAGCAAATCCCTTTCGATTCCCGAGCCCCCTCGAGCTCGATCTACGACCACAGAGACCCAGTCTTGGGCCCAATTTCCCTAATGCATCCCCAAATCCTCTCACGCGTCCTTAAAACCCCCCAATCACTCCCCAGGATTCCCCCCTTTCTGGGTCCCGTCGTCTCCGGTACCAGCGAGCCGGCAGACAAGTTCTTCAGCCCGAGTCCGAGGACGAGGGCGAGGCCATTGAGACCATGGACGGCCCATAGACGTTGTATACACGGCCGCAGAGGTGAAAGCGACGCTGGCGAGAATGGTATAGTCAGTACGGGATATTACACGTGCAAAACGGTTCGTCGCacgccgcagcagcagcagcgggaGCTTCGCGCGAGGCCCAAACCCCTCAATTCTTCCTCCAATCAGCGCCCCACGCCCGCTTCTGACATCATGCCGAGCGCCGGCGCGAAGCTCCAGCTGGGGCCGCCGCTGCTGCAGCACATGTCCGTCCGAAATTTGTCGTCGCAGCGGCGGGCAACACAGACGACAAAGACGACCCTGGGAAATAATGCCACGGCAGAGGCTAACAACGGCAACGGTGTTCGTGCGGCTGGAATAGACGCAAGAGCTTCACAAGACGAACAGTACACCAAGAACACCTCGTCTCAGTCAAAGTCTCAGTCCCCCGCCGTTCGTACTACCACCACCAATACCACCAACCAGCCTCCTCGTGGGACGGCATATTTAGCTAGACAGTCAGTCAAAATCCACACACGAGAACCACAACCTATACCTGCACACATACATATCCTACTCCCGAGTCCTATCGCCTCGTGCTCCATCGCGAAATCCACGATCCCGACTTGTTCCCGTCTCCCCCCGTACCCGCCCCGCCTCCCACGCCGGCTCCTACGGCCCCCTTTGCTTTTGCGCGTGCTTGCAGAAACAAATCCCGTACAACCCCAGGGGCGCTGTCGATTTTGCTCTTCTCTCCGCGTGATACCCCCCGTGGTCCCCACGACCCTCCTCGTTCCCCATTGAAGTCCCCAGAGCCCCAGCTTGCTTAGTCTTtagcttcttcttctcttcctcgGCCCCCCTCTTGTCTCCGTTACCTTTTCCCTCAAGATACCTCTTGTATTTCCTCTCTTTGtgtctcactctcactcctACTCCCCTTttgtcctcctcttcctctccctCCTCTTCTTGACTTACCAACAACCTACCACCACAGCAGCGGCGGCACCGACAACACAATGGCCGAGACGAGAGAAACCAAGCGCCCGCGCGTGGCCGCAGACCCGGCCGAACACCTCCCAGCCGGCATCACAGAGACCCAAGAAGAACTCAAAGAACATTGGTTCGTAGGCAGCATAGATCAAGGCACGACCTCGACTCGCTTCCTCATCTTCAACGGCCTCGGTGACCCTGTGGCAAGCCACCAGATCGAGTTTGAGAACCACTACCCGCACTCGGGCTGGCAGGAGCACGACCCCCTCGAGCTCCTCTCCTCCGTCGAAGAATGCGTTGAAAAGGCAATGGCCCAGTTCGCTGAACAAGGCTACTCCGCTGCCAACATCCGTGGCGTCGGCATCACCAACCAGCGCGAGACCACCGTCCTCTGGGACGTCCGCACCGGCGAACCCCTCCACCACGCCGTTGTCTGGCCCGACACCCGTACCACCTCCCTCGTCCGCGAGCTCCGCGCCCGCCCCGGCGCAGACGCTCTCCAGGACCTGTGCGGTCTGCCCCTGTCCACCTATCCTTCCTCCGTCAAGCTCCGCTGGCTCCTCGACAACGTCCCCTCCGTCCGCGAAGCCTACGATGCGGGCCACCTCGCCTTCGGCACCGTCGACTCCTGGCTCATCTACCGCCTCAATGGCGGCGCAGACAAGGGCGACGACGCGATCCACGTCACCGACTCGACGAACGCCAGCCGCACAATGTTCATGAACCTCCGCACCCTCAAGTACGACGACACCCTCCTCTCCTTCTTCGGCATCGACCAATCCAAGATCCACCTCCCCAAGATCGTCCCCTCCTCCGACCCGACCGCCTTCGGCTCCTTTGCTCGCGGCGTTCTCAAGGGCGTGCCCATCGCGGGCTGCTTGGGCGACCAATCCTCCGCCCTCGTCGGCCAGTGCGGCTTCTCCCCGGGCCAGGCAAAGAACACGTACGGTACGGGCTGCTTCCTGTTGTATAATGTTGGCGAGGAGCCCGTCATATCCAAGTCGGGTCTGCTGGCTACCGTCGCGTACGATTTCGGCAAGGGTAGAAAGCCCGTATACGCCCTCGAGGGCAGCATCGCAGTCGCAGGCTCGGGCGTCAAGTTCCTCGTCAAGAACCTTTCTTTCGTGGAAGACTCGTCTCGCATCTCGGAGCTGGCCGAGACGGTACCTGATAACGGCGGCGTCGTCTTCGTGACGGCCTTTAGCGGCCTCTTTGCGCCATACTGGATCGACGACGCAAAGGGAACTCTGTGTAAGTCATCATCTCCCAATCAACACCACTCACCTGACTAACATGCCCAAAACAGTCGGCATCACAGCCCACACCCAAAAGGGCCACATCGCCCGCGCGACCCTCGAAGCGACATGCTACCAGACAAAGGCCATCCTCGACGCCATGGCCAACGACTCGGGCCACGCCCTCGAGAACCTCGCCGTCGACGGCGGCCTCTCCAACTCAGACCTCTGCATGCAATCCCAGGCCGACATCAGCGGCATCCGCGTCGACCGCCCCGCCATGCGCGAGACGACGGCCCTCGGGGCCGCCATCGCCGCTGGCCTCGCGCTGGGCGTCTGGGACGAGCTCGAGGACCTCAAGCACGTCAACCAGAACGGGCGTAAGATCTTTACGCCCGCGCTCGACAGGGAGACGAGCCAAAAGATGTTCAAAAAGTGGGAGCAGGCTGTCGAGATGTCTAGGGGTTGGGTGCGTGATAATGCGGAGTAGAAAAGTGTAGAAAGCATGTGGGTTTGAAGATTTTGTTCGGAGTACTTGGGTATACAGAAAAGGAGATAGAAGCCTATTTTTTTTGGATGGTGATATGATATTGGGGGAAAGTTGGTTTCGCTTAGACAGGATACCTATCAAGTCAGCTTCTTGTCTTGCTTGCCTTTCGCACCCACCCACCCATCCACACGGGGAAGGCGCAAATGTGATCCGTCATCTCAGGTATCCCTCCACCCCTCCTTCCCCCCACATCAAATCACGAGATACTCGCATGACATGCGCATGAGCAACACGACGAATTGTCACCATCTTCAAAGCACGTTCGCGGTCTCAAATTCAGAGGTATCATCTTTATTCTCATCTGTCTCACAGATGACCCCACGGTCGGGAGTCTTCCATGTCCACGGCACATCGAGGGATATGTCCTCCAAGCTGGGTGACAGCCCTCGACACCGTTCGTCTGCATTTCGTCACGAAATTGGGGACCATCATCTTTCCCAAACGcaaaaaagtaagtaaaacaTCGCAAAGCCAAGTGCTTTTCTGTGCTCGCCAAATGATTTCCCCCTGCCGACGCCAGCCAAAAATGTAGTGTTTG encodes:
- a CDS encoding glycerol kinase, producing MHPQILSRVLKTPQSLPRIPPFLGPVVSGTSEPADKFFSPSPRTRARPLRPWTAHRRCIHGRRGESDAGENGIVSTGYYTCKTVRRTPQQQQRELRARPKPLNSSSNQRPTPASDIMPSAGAKLQLGPPLLQHMSVRNLSSQRRATQTTKTTLGNNATAEANNGNGVRAAGIDARASQDEQYTKNTSSQSKSQSPAVRTTTTNTTNQPPRGTAYLARHSGGTDNTMAETRETKRPRVAADPAEHLPAGITETQEELKEHWFVGSIDQGTTSTRFLIFNGLGDPVASHQIEFENHYPHSGWQEHDPLELLSSVEECVEKAMAQFAEQGYSAANIRGVGITNQRETTVLWDVRTGEPLHHAVVWPDTRTTSLVRELRARPGADALQDLCGLPLSTYPSSVKLRWLLDNVPSVREAYDAGHLAFGTVDSWLIYRLNGGADKGDDAIHVTDSTNASRTMFMNLRTLKYDDTLLSFFGIDQSKIHLPKIVPSSDPTAFGSFARGVLKGVPIAGCLGDQSSALVGQCGFSPGQAKNTYGTGCFLLYNVGEEPVISKSGLLATVAYDFGKGRKPVYALEGSIAVAGSGVKFLVKNLSFVEDSSRISELAETVPDNGGVVFVTAFSGLFAPYWIDDAKGTLFGITAHTQKGHIARATLEATCYQTKAILDAMANDSGHALENLAVDGGLSNSDLCMQSQADISGIRVDRPAMRETTALGAAIAAGLALGVWDELEDLKHVNQNGRKIFTPALDRETSQKMFKKWEQAVEMSRGWVRDNAE